Proteins encoded together in one Leptolyngbya sp. CCY15150 window:
- a CDS encoding transposase: MERSEEECRSYLETILWGQTPQCPYCQSINSTPITKERRYHCNTCFNAYSVTVGTLFHGTHIPLAKWFKAIALILDENPHISVRKLAEAIDVNKNTSSTLIRRIQRARLTDELILRAIANYMK, translated from the coding sequence TTGGAACGCAGTGAAGAAGAATGCCGTAGTTACCTAGAGACTATTTTGTGGGGTCAAACCCCTCAATGCCCCTATTGCCAATCGATTAACAGTACGCCTATAACAAAGGAAAGAAGGTATCACTGTAACACTTGTTTCAATGCCTATAGTGTTACAGTTGGCACACTATTTCACGGAACCCATATTCCACTGGCTAAGTGGTTCAAGGCAATTGCTCTCATTCTTGACGAAAATCCACATATCAGCGTCAGGAAATTGGCTGAAGCGATTGATGTTAACAAGAACACTTCCTCTACACTAATCCGTCGCATTCAAAGAGCCCGGCTCACGGATGAATTGATTCTGAGAGCGATCGCAAACTATATGAAATAG
- a CDS encoding GuaB3 family IMP dehydrogenase-related protein, which yields MTIQLGRGKTARRAYGIDEIALVPGTRTLDPSLADTSWSMGGIEREIPIIASAMDGVIDVGMAVKLSQLGALGVLNLEGIQTRYDDPNPILDRITSVGKDEFVPLMQELYAEPVKPELIKRRIQEIKAQGGIAAVSITPVGATRFGAAIAEAGADLVFVQATVVSTAHLSPETVTPLDLADFCREMPMPVVLGNCVTYDVTLNLMKAGAAGVLVGIGPGAACTSRGVLGVGVPQATAVADCAAARDDYFQETGRYVPVIADGGLVTGGDICKCIACGADAVMIGSPFARAQEAPGRGFHWGMATPSPVLPRGTRIRVGTTGTLEQILRGPAQLDDGTHNFLGALQTSMGTLGAKDIREMQQVEVIVAPSLLTEGKVYQKAQQLGMGK from the coding sequence GTGACTATACAACTTGGTAGAGGCAAAACTGCTAGACGGGCTTATGGTATTGATGAAATTGCCCTCGTGCCAGGGACAAGAACCCTAGATCCGTCCCTAGCTGACACAAGCTGGAGCATGGGCGGCATTGAGCGTGAGATTCCCATCATTGCCAGTGCTATGGACGGCGTGATTGATGTGGGTATGGCGGTCAAGCTTTCTCAACTGGGAGCCTTGGGCGTGCTCAACCTAGAAGGCATCCAAACTCGCTACGACGATCCCAACCCCATCCTCGATCGCATCACCTCGGTGGGCAAGGATGAGTTTGTGCCCCTTATGCAAGAACTCTATGCGGAACCCGTCAAGCCAGAGTTGATCAAACGGCGCATTCAAGAAATTAAGGCTCAGGGAGGAATTGCTGCGGTTAGTATTACCCCAGTAGGTGCCACCCGATTTGGGGCTGCTATTGCCGAAGCTGGTGCAGATCTTGTGTTTGTTCAAGCAACCGTGGTGTCTACGGCTCACCTATCGCCGGAAACCGTAACGCCGCTGGATCTAGCTGACTTCTGCCGCGAGATGCCCATGCCTGTGGTGCTGGGCAACTGCGTGACCTATGACGTGACGCTGAACCTGATGAAGGCAGGTGCGGCGGGTGTCTTGGTGGGCATTGGCCCTGGTGCTGCCTGCACCTCTCGCGGTGTGTTGGGTGTGGGGGTTCCCCAAGCAACGGCCGTGGCCGACTGCGCCGCCGCTCGGGATGATTATTTCCAGGAAACAGGGCGCTATGTGCCGGTGATCGCTGATGGTGGTCTGGTGACCGGCGGCGATATTTGTAAATGTATTGCCTGCGGTGCTGATGCTGTGATGATCGGCTCTCCCTTTGCTCGGGCTCAAGAAGCGCCGGGCCGGGGTTTCCACTGGGGCATGGCCACCCCTAGCCCCGTTCTACCGCGCGGTACTCGCATTCGCGTGGGCACAACGGGCACGCTGGAACAAATCCTCCGGGGCCCAGCTCAACTCGACGATGGTACCCACAACTTCCTAGGGGCTCTGCAAACCAGCATGGGCACCCTCGGCGCAAAGGATATCCGCGAGATGCAGCAGGTGGAAGTAATCGTGGCACCCTCGCTGCTGACGGAAGGTAAGGTATACCAAAAAGCCCAGCAGCTTGGTATGGGTAAGTAG
- the mgtE gene encoding magnesium transporter — protein sequence MTNQAREDMTRAEFQQLVQKQLYNLLEQNNVEGVKLLLKPVEPVDVAEAIDGLPETMRAIAFRLLSKDEALEVYEYLEPNTQQALLETFKRQEVVDIFGRMSPDDRVRLMDELPAKLVRILIEQLSAEERQITSLLLGYPPETAGRMMTPRYVAIREATTAAETIQQVRNFASISETIYYLYVIDVSRHLKGVLSLRELVLAQPDQVIGDIMKPEMISVSTDTDQEEVARVIQRYDLTALPVVDREQRLVGIITVDDVLDVLEEETTEDIYTLGGLQTGKESYFQTNLFTIARQRVVWLLILLVANTFTGTIMHTQEDVLKSVVALSFFIPLLIGAGGNIGAQSSTVVIRGLSTEEISLRSGLRVISRELAAGSMLGGMLAVITIIWAYILQGDLGVAIVVGVSLIAISMLASFAGSALPFLFNFLKRDPALMSAPFITTLVDVLGVFIYFMVARVVLSDRLLPL from the coding sequence ATGACGAACCAAGCTAGAGAAGACATGACCCGGGCAGAATTTCAACAGTTGGTTCAAAAACAACTCTACAACCTGCTAGAGCAAAACAACGTAGAGGGCGTGAAACTTCTGCTCAAGCCGGTGGAACCTGTGGATGTGGCGGAGGCCATTGATGGGCTGCCTGAAACCATGCGGGCGATCGCTTTTCGGCTGCTCTCCAAAGATGAAGCGTTAGAAGTCTATGAGTATCTGGAACCCAATACTCAGCAGGCGCTGCTAGAAACCTTCAAGCGCCAAGAGGTGGTAGATATTTTTGGCCGCATGTCGCCCGACGATCGCGTGCGGCTGATGGATGAACTACCGGCCAAACTGGTGCGCATCTTGATCGAACAGCTCAGCGCTGAAGAACGCCAGATTACCTCGCTGCTGCTGGGCTACCCTCCCGAGACAGCCGGTCGGATGATGACCCCCCGCTATGTGGCTATCCGAGAAGCTACCACTGCCGCCGAGACGATTCAACAGGTGCGCAACTTTGCCTCGATCAGCGAGACCATCTACTACCTTTATGTAATTGACGTCAGCCGTCACCTCAAAGGGGTGCTCTCGCTGCGGGAGTTGGTTTTGGCTCAGCCCGACCAAGTGATTGGCGATATTATGAAGCCTGAGATGATCTCAGTAAGCACAGATACCGACCAAGAAGAGGTGGCGCGGGTTATTCAGCGATACGACCTGACGGCACTACCCGTGGTCGATCGAGAGCAGCGCCTTGTGGGCATCATCACCGTCGATGATGTGTTAGATGTCCTTGAAGAAGAAACCACGGAAGATATTTACACCCTGGGTGGTCTGCAAACAGGTAAGGAAAGCTATTTCCAAACGAACTTGTTTACCATTGCCCGGCAGCGAGTCGTTTGGCTACTGATTTTGCTGGTGGCCAATACCTTCACGGGCACCATCATGCATACCCAAGAGGATGTTTTGAAATCAGTGGTGGCTCTGTCTTTCTTTATCCCGCTGCTCATTGGTGCAGGTGGAAATATTGGAGCCCAGTCATCTACAGTGGTGATTCGTGGTTTGAGTACGGAAGAGATTTCGTTGCGATCGGGGCTACGGGTGATTTCACGAGAACTAGCAGCCGGCTCGATGCTCGGTGGGATGCTGGCGGTGATTACCATCATCTGGGCCTATATCTTGCAGGGTGACTTGGGTGTGGCGATTGTCGTGGGGGTTAGCCTCATTGCCATATCTATGCTGGCTTCCTTTGCTGGATCAGCCCTACCCTTTCTGTTCAATTTCCTCAAGCGAGATCCGGCGCTGATGTCGGCTCCGTTCATCACCACCCTTGTAGATGTGCTCGGTGTGTTTATTTACTTCATGGTAGCTAGAGTTGTGTTGAGCGATCGCCTTCTGCCACTCTAG
- a CDS encoding SMC family ATPase gives MQILSVTLTNFKTHQDRHFVFQPGVNTICGENGAGKTSIVEAIAWVLFNYRGSYKNEDLIRNGQSSAQVAVEFVSSHDERTYQVQRCTTKGYRLYDPQLDHVLNYRHIEDEVTPWLRQQLGIAPGIDLGQLFANTIGVPQGTVTADFLQPPTQRKQIFDAILKVEEFRLVYKETGALEKYAKAELDQVKQAIAQYNESLEPLPELQSRQAALVEAIAQDETHLAALEQELAQLEQRQAAIQQQQQQLQTLTAQKQAIAAQVEAKQSALKILEQALQTAQQAANLCADNRESYDLVLQAEQRLADLEQQRKQRHQLQSQRQDLQRQLTLGQNQLTRYALQLEQVEKAEQDCDRLQPFLETQRQLEEQQQHIDQQIQALSAQTVEFQSLEQHLNRLRGQWKQVSQEIDRIQPFEAAIAEIPNQEHQRDRLQQQLSRVEAAKQFEAELRHLVTHTQTQRQPHLDRIQAGVALLRQLPPDATLQAAIASIEADRDLTADLITALQGILSELGEQVSAIALGQQLTQVTQALDQAYRQRAEVATLEEKRHRLVDLKTEGEQTRSHLEQLTQQLAQLTPLQTERSHLAQQLTALDNPRARHQVLTQELQRRPALLQDQQAAQEQVAKVEDAIAALDLQLIPFAQLDRDLEHQQQQRQQHQAGYLAYLRYRNDADQVPKRQADLEQAIADLQQSQDAAQAIEQQYQTLMQDYDAEAAEHLRSRYEATRRQVDRLSGSLPQQRQRQAELAEQVQTLMELAHKRDQAEVDLKTKERIKRLISFARKVYKEAGPRITERYVQTVSQEADRLFRELLNRPNVALEWTRDYDIVVQEGAHNRRFMNLSGGEQMCAALSVRLALLRVFAEIDIAFFDEPTTNMDRPRRRHLAEAIANLKSFQQLFVISHDDTFEQVTEHVIFVERLA, from the coding sequence ATGCAGATTCTCTCCGTTACTCTGACGAATTTCAAAACTCACCAAGATCGCCATTTTGTGTTCCAGCCAGGGGTCAATACCATCTGTGGAGAAAATGGAGCGGGCAAAACTAGCATCGTGGAGGCGATCGCTTGGGTACTTTTCAATTACCGTGGGTCGTATAAAAACGAAGACCTCATCCGCAACGGTCAAAGCAGTGCCCAAGTGGCGGTGGAGTTTGTATCCAGCCACGATGAGCGCACCTATCAAGTTCAGCGCTGCACCACCAAGGGCTATCGCCTGTATGATCCACAGCTTGATCACGTTCTCAACTATCGCCACATTGAAGACGAAGTCACCCCTTGGCTACGGCAGCAGCTAGGCATCGCCCCTGGCATTGATCTAGGCCAGCTTTTTGCCAATACCATCGGCGTGCCCCAAGGCACCGTCACTGCTGACTTTTTGCAGCCGCCCACCCAGCGCAAGCAGATTTTTGACGCCATCCTCAAAGTCGAAGAATTTCGCTTGGTCTACAAAGAAACCGGCGCATTGGAAAAGTATGCCAAGGCTGAACTCGATCAGGTGAAGCAGGCGATCGCTCAATACAACGAAAGTCTAGAGCCTTTGCCAGAACTGCAGTCCCGGCAAGCAGCCTTAGTTGAAGCGATCGCCCAAGATGAAACTCACCTGGCAGCCCTAGAGCAAGAGTTGGCGCAGCTTGAACAACGCCAAGCGGCCATCCAGCAGCAGCAGCAGCAGTTGCAAACCCTCACGGCCCAGAAGCAAGCGATCGCCGCCCAAGTTGAGGCGAAACAAAGCGCCCTGAAGATTTTAGAGCAAGCACTCCAGACAGCTCAGCAGGCAGCCAACCTCTGTGCAGACAATCGGGAGAGCTACGACCTTGTCCTGCAGGCAGAACAGAGGCTTGCCGATCTGGAACAACAGCGCAAACAGCGCCACCAACTGCAAAGCCAGCGGCAAGATCTCCAGCGCCAGCTCACCCTAGGGCAAAATCAACTGACCCGCTATGCCCTGCAGCTTGAGCAGGTTGAAAAAGCTGAGCAAGACTGCGATCGCCTGCAGCCGTTCCTCGAAACCCAGCGCCAGCTAGAAGAACAGCAGCAGCACATCGATCAACAGATCCAGGCCCTCAGCGCCCAAACCGTTGAGTTTCAAAGTCTAGAACAGCACCTGAACCGTTTGCGGGGCCAGTGGAAGCAGGTATCCCAGGAGATCGATCGCATCCAGCCCTTTGAAGCAGCGATCGCAGAGATCCCCAACCAAGAACACCAGCGCGATCGCCTCCAGCAACAGTTGAGCCGGGTAGAAGCCGCTAAACAATTTGAAGCCGAGCTGCGGCACCTGGTCACCCATACCCAAACCCAACGGCAGCCCCACCTCGATCGCATTCAGGCAGGAGTCGCCTTACTGCGCCAGCTTCCGCCCGATGCCACCCTGCAAGCGGCGATCGCTAGCATCGAAGCCGATAGGGACTTGACCGCCGATCTGATCACCGCCCTGCAGGGCATTCTCTCGGAGTTGGGAGAGCAGGTGTCGGCGATCGCCCTGGGGCAGCAGTTGACCCAGGTCACCCAAGCCTTGGATCAGGCCTATCGTCAGCGGGCTGAGGTGGCCACCTTGGAGGAGAAGCGCCATCGCTTGGTGGATTTGAAAACCGAGGGTGAACAAACGCGATCGCACCTAGAGCAGTTGACCCAGCAGCTTGCCCAGCTCACACCCTTGCAGACCGAGCGATCGCACCTGGCCCAGCAGCTTACTGCCCTAGACAATCCCCGCGCCCGCCATCAGGTGCTCACCCAAGAGCTCCAGCGCCGGCCGGCCCTGCTTCAGGATCAGCAGGCCGCCCAAGAGCAAGTAGCCAAGGTAGAAGATGCGATCGCCGCTTTAGATCTACAGCTGATCCCCTTTGCCCAGCTCGATAGGGATCTTGAACACCAGCAGCAGCAGCGCCAGCAGCACCAGGCCGGGTATTTAGCCTATCTGCGCTACCGCAACGATGCGGATCAGGTGCCCAAACGTCAGGCTGACCTAGAGCAAGCGATCGCCGATCTGCAGCAGAGTCAAGACGCAGCCCAGGCGATCGAGCAACAGTACCAAACCCTGATGCAGGACTATGATGCCGAAGCCGCCGAGCATCTGCGCAGCCGCTACGAAGCCACCCGTCGTCAGGTCGATCGCCTCTCGGGAAGTTTGCCCCAGCAGCGTCAGCGCCAGGCGGAATTAGCTGAGCAGGTGCAAACCCTGATGGAGTTGGCCCATAAGCGCGATCAGGCTGAGGTTGATCTCAAAACCAAGGAACGAATCAAGCGCCTGATTAGCTTTGCCCGCAAGGTCTACAAAGAAGCTGGGCCGAGGATTACAGAGCGCTACGTACAAACGGTTTCTCAAGAAGCCGATCGCCTGTTTCGAGAACTGCTGAATCGTCCTAATGTGGCCCTGGAATGGACGCGGGACTATGACATTGTGGTGCAAGAAGGAGCCCACAACCGACGGTTTATGAACCTCTCCGGCGGCGAGCAAATGTGTGCGGCCTTGTCCGTGCGCCTGGCTCTGCTGCGAGTGTTTGCAGAAATTGACATTGCTTTCTTTGATGAACCGACCACCAATATGGATCGTCCCCGCCGTCGCCATTTGGCGGAAGCGATCGCCAACCTAAAATCGTTCCAACAACTGTTTGTGATTAGTCACGATGACACCTTCGAGCAGGTCACCGAACATGTGATCTTCGTAGAACGCCTCGCCTAG
- a CDS encoding PD-(D/E)XK nuclease family protein, giving the protein MPLQLSQSALTVLSLCQRKFQHIYWDQLSGLMPMEQRSHLEWGSRFHHLMQQRDLGLPLHANPADDLSFYRCMEALVKTVPQIFDPNAWRDRLSEHRRTLRLGDAVFTAVYDLLLLGDDQAQIIDWKTYPRPQQSHWLSQHWQTRLYPFVLAETSAYRPDQISMTYWFVQPYLTEPIPQSIAFPYSAAQHEQTRQSLTTLVEHLTASLAAYQEGQPLPQLPEGSSACEDCPFALRCQRGAYAIDTPALPPLTDIAEVVL; this is encoded by the coding sequence ATGCCGCTCCAGCTTTCCCAAAGTGCGCTGACTGTCCTCAGTCTCTGCCAACGAAAATTTCAGCATATCTATTGGGATCAGCTCAGTGGCCTGATGCCCATGGAACAGCGATCGCACCTAGAGTGGGGCAGCCGCTTCCACCACCTCATGCAGCAACGGGATCTAGGGCTACCGCTCCATGCCAATCCCGCCGATGATCTCTCCTTCTACCGCTGCATGGAGGCCCTGGTGAAGACCGTCCCCCAGATCTTTGACCCCAACGCTTGGCGCGATCGCCTCAGCGAACATCGGCGCACCCTGCGTCTAGGCGATGCCGTCTTCACCGCCGTCTATGACCTGCTGCTGCTGGGGGACGACCAAGCCCAGATTATTGACTGGAAAACCTACCCCCGTCCCCAACAGTCCCACTGGCTCTCCCAACATTGGCAAACCCGCCTCTATCCCTTTGTCCTCGCTGAAACCAGCGCCTACCGTCCCGACCAAATCAGCATGACCTACTGGTTTGTGCAGCCCTATTTGACGGAACCAATCCCCCAATCCATCGCCTTCCCCTACAGCGCAGCCCAACACGAGCAGACCCGCCAAAGCTTAACCACGCTGGTGGAACACCTAACGGCTAGCCTAGCGGCCTACCAAGAGGGACAACCCCTGCCCCAGCTACCCGAAGGATCCTCTGCCTGTGAAGACTGCCCCTTTGCCCTTCGCTGCCAGCGCGGTGCCTACGCCATCGATACGCCAGCACTGCCCCCTCTCACCGATATTGCTGAAGTCGTTCTTTGA
- a CDS encoding Crp/Fnr family transcriptional regulator, producing the protein MRDRFRSRDLDNSIIRQAPFFQGLPEESVNQATNQVVVRAHPAGQVILLENDWGSSVYFILDGWVKIRTYNLDGREITLNILGKGELFGEMAPLDEVPRSTDVLTLAETVIGNMPAQDFVKLISSEPQAGIHLAKLMARRLRQVNRRLRLREADSVARVADILLFLADGQGTVSEQGTEIPNLPHRELSSLSGLARETVTRVLNKLERKELIKRDRDVLCIPDIDALDRMLV; encoded by the coding sequence ATGCGTGATCGGTTTCGTTCTCGTGATTTAGATAATTCCATTATTCGTCAGGCTCCCTTCTTTCAGGGGCTGCCAGAAGAGTCTGTTAATCAAGCGACGAACCAAGTCGTGGTGCGGGCTCATCCTGCCGGACAGGTGATTTTGCTAGAAAATGACTGGGGTAGTTCGGTCTATTTCATTTTGGATGGGTGGGTCAAGATCCGCACCTACAATTTGGACGGGCGGGAGATTACGCTGAATATTCTGGGCAAGGGAGAGCTGTTTGGGGAAATGGCTCCCCTTGATGAAGTGCCGCGCTCCACGGATGTCTTGACCTTGGCGGAAACGGTGATTGGCAATATGCCTGCCCAAGATTTTGTGAAGCTGATTAGCTCCGAACCCCAAGCTGGCATTCATTTGGCGAAGCTGATGGCTCGCCGCCTACGTCAGGTGAACCGGCGGCTGCGGCTGCGGGAGGCGGATAGCGTCGCGCGGGTAGCCGATATCTTACTATTTTTAGCCGATGGACAAGGGACGGTCAGCGAGCAGGGAACAGAAATTCCCAACCTGCCCCATCGTGAGCTGAGTAGCCTGAGCGGCCTGGCCCGCGAAACGGTGACCCGCGTGCTCAATAAGCTAGAACGAAAAGAGTTAATCAAGCGCGATCGCGATGTGCTCTGCATTCCCGATATTGATGCCCTCGATCGCATGTTGGTGTAG
- the uraH gene encoding hydroxyisourate hydrolase, translating to MTGYLTTHVLDTAHGCPAVGVAIALWSISDEGDHLLLAQVTTNEDGRTDAPLLTDSGFKVGTYELVFSVGSYFAQFNQAAPNPPFLDEIPLRFSVANSAAHYHVPLLVSPWSYSTYRGS from the coding sequence ATGACCGGATACCTGACCACCCATGTTCTTGATACGGCCCACGGATGCCCAGCAGTGGGGGTAGCGATCGCCCTTTGGAGCATTTCAGACGAAGGAGACCATCTATTACTCGCCCAGGTCACCACCAATGAGGACGGCCGCACCGATGCACCGTTATTGACCGACAGCGGTTTTAAGGTGGGTACCTATGAGCTAGTCTTTTCCGTGGGCAGCTATTTTGCGCAGTTCAACCAAGCAGCTCCCAATCCACCGTTCTTGGATGAGATTCCCCTGCGCTTCAGTGTGGCGAATTCCGCTGCCCACTATCATGTGCCATTGCTGGTCTCCCCCTGGTCCTATAGCACCTATCGCGGTAGCTAG
- a CDS encoding ABC transporter permease yields the protein MLGNLRHYARILQRFWGAAIAVELEYRVNVAIATLSSLLGMSGSLFGLFLFYQQDYTFEGWSWDEALIVLGMFTLFQGFSATLLAPNLNKIVTHVQNGTLDFILIKPVSAQFWLSLHTISPWGLPDALFGMIIIGYAGQRLGLAPLDYLRGLPAIAFGFLSLYSLWFILGATSIWFVKIYNVTEVLRGLIESGRFPIVAYPTAYRFFFTFIIPVAFLTTVPAQMILNRATSWWVLGSALLSMGLFWISHRFWRFALRFYTSASS from the coding sequence GTGTTAGGCAATCTTCGCCACTATGCCAGAATTTTGCAGCGGTTTTGGGGGGCAGCGATCGCGGTTGAGCTAGAGTATCGAGTCAATGTTGCGATCGCCACCCTCAGCAGCCTGCTGGGAATGAGCGGCAGCCTATTTGGCCTGTTTTTGTTTTACCAGCAAGACTATACCTTCGAGGGCTGGAGCTGGGACGAGGCGCTGATTGTGCTGGGGATGTTCACCCTATTTCAAGGATTTTCCGCCACCCTCCTGGCCCCCAACCTCAACAAAATTGTCACCCATGTGCAAAACGGCACCCTCGATTTTATTTTGATCAAGCCCGTCAGTGCCCAATTCTGGCTATCGCTCCACACCATTTCCCCCTGGGGACTACCCGATGCCCTCTTTGGGATGATCATCATCGGTTATGCGGGGCAGCGCTTGGGACTTGCACCGCTGGATTACTTGCGGGGGTTGCCAGCGATCGCCTTTGGGTTTCTCAGCCTCTATAGTCTCTGGTTTATTTTGGGAGCCACCAGCATCTGGTTCGTCAAAATCTATAACGTCACCGAAGTCCTGCGGGGGCTCATTGAATCAGGCCGCTTTCCCATCGTCGCCTACCCCACCGCCTATCGCTTCTTCTTCACCTTTATTATTCCCGTGGCTTTTCTCACCACCGTCCCCGCCCAGATGATCCTCAACCGAGCAACGAGCTGGTGGGTTCTGGGCTCAGCGCTGCTGTCCATGGGACTCTTCTGGATCTCCCATCGCTTCTGGCGTTTTGCCCTGCGGTTTTACACCAGCGCTTCTAGTTAG